In Mesorhizobium sp., the genomic stretch GCGCCGGTGAAGCCCTCGAGCGAGACCTTGATCGGGTTCGGCTGGTTCTGGAAGTTGTAGGTGGTCAGCGTCAGGTCCGTGCCCTTCTTCATCGCAGCGACGATGGCGTCGGTCAGCGGCGCGTCGGCGACGCAGCGGTCCTGGAAGCAGGTGGTGAATTCGAGCTTGGTCGGCTTGTTGCCGTCGATCTGCATGGTCACGCCCGCCGGGAGCAGGCGGCCGACCGGCACCGATACCTGCAGCGCGCGGCGATTGACCTTGCCCTTGAACTCGGCAAGCTGGACGGCGGTCAGCATTTGCCCGGTCTGCGCGAGAACCTGATTCTGCACGTTGCAGATGTCGAAATCCTGTTCCTTGCCGCACACCTTGAACCAGCCCCGCGGAATTCCGCCCGGTCCGGCAGCGCCGCCCTGCTGGGCATAGGCCGAAGGCACACCCGCCGCGGCGAGGCCCAGGAGGCTCGCCGCCATGATCGAGACGCGAGTAGCTTTGCTGCTCATCAGATGTTTCCTCTCAGACGAAACGGTGCCCGCGATGACGGAGCGTTGCGAAGCTCATTGTTGACCAAATGAGGCAACAGGATGACTTGTGCGCGCCTGTTACACCGCATGGCGGGCGGAATCCAGCGCGAATGACATCTGCCCGACGGGTTTGGACAGCTTGGCTAAGGCCTGCGATCACGTGCTAAACCGGGTCAGCGATTCGACGGGCGGGTGAGAAGGAGGGAATGACCTGATGTTGCGGACTGTCTCTCTCGCCATCGCCGCCATCCTTGCGATTGCCGGGGTCGCCTTGGCGCAGCCGTCGCACGGTATCGCTATGCATGGCGAACCGGCGCTTCCCGCCGGTTTCGACCATTTTCCCTATGCGAACCCCGATGCGCCCAAGGGCGGCACGATCACCTACGCGCTGCAGGGCACGTTCGACAGCCTCAACCCGTTCATCGTCCAGGGCCAGGGCGCAAGCGGGCTACTCGACCTTCAGCGCGGCTACAACGCCTTCGATTCGTTGATGCAACGTTCCGCCGACGAGCCGTTCTCGATGTATCCGCTCTTGGCGAAGACGGTGGAGACCGATGACGCACGGACCTTTGTCGAGTTCCAACTCGACGAGCGGGCCAGGTTCTCCGACGGCCAGCCCGTGACCCCCGACGACGTGATCTTCAGCCTCGAACTGCTGCGCGACAAGGGCTGGCCCCGCTACGCCACCACCGTCAAGAAGATCGCGACGATGGAGAAGGTGGCGCCGAACGGCGTTCGCCTGACCTTCGTCACGCCGGACCGGGAATTGCCGCTCATCCTCGCACTCTGGCCGATCCTGCCGAAGCACGCGACCGATCCGCAGACCTTCGGCAAATCCTCGCTCACGCCGCTTCTCGGCTCGGGCCCCTATGTCGTGTCGACCGTGCGGCCTGGAGAACTCGTCGTGCTGAAGCGCAATCCCGACTACTGGGCGAAAGACCTGCCGTCGCGGCGCGGCTTCAACAATTTCGACGAGATCCGGATCAGCTACTTCCGCGACGAGAACGCCATGTTCGAGGCCTTCAAGAAGGGCCTGATCGACGTCCATATCGAGGCGGATTCGAGCCGCTGGGCCAAGGATTACGGATTTCCCGCCGTAGCCGAAGGCAAGGTGGTCAAGGACACGTTCAGCAGCGGCGTCCCGTCGGGCATGCTCGGCTTCGTCCTCAACAC encodes the following:
- a CDS encoding invasion associated locus B family protein encodes the protein MSSKATRVSIMAASLLGLAAAGVPSAYAQQGGAAGPGGIPRGWFKVCGKEQDFDICNVQNQVLAQTGQMLTAVQLAEFKGKVNRRALQVSVPVGRLLPAGVTMQIDGNKPTKLEFTTCFQDRCVADAPLTDAIVAAMKKGTDLTLTTYNFQNQPNPIKVSLEGFTGAYDGEPLQQGDMAERQKAAEEYIQRNQQKLAEQLKAAQEKAKAGN
- a CDS encoding extracellular solute-binding protein, translating into MLRTVSLAIAAILAIAGVALAQPSHGIAMHGEPALPAGFDHFPYANPDAPKGGTITYALQGTFDSLNPFIVQGQGASGLLDLQRGYNAFDSLMQRSADEPFSMYPLLAKTVETDDARTFVEFQLDERARFSDGQPVTPDDVIFSLELLRDKGWPRYATTVKKIATMEKVAPNGVRLTFVTPDRELPLILALWPILPKHATDPQTFGKSSLTPLLGSGPYVVSTVRPGELVVLKRNPDYWAKDLPSRRGFNNFDEIRISYFRDENAMFEAFKKGLIDVHIEADSSRWAKDYGFPAVAEGKVVKDTFSSGVPSGMLGFVLNTRKPLLSDKALRHALADLLDFEWVNGNLFSNAFTRTKSFYDNSTLSSFGKPASEAEKALLAPFPDAVDPDILAGTWKPPVSDGSGRDRAFVKNAYDRLAKAGYRRQGSALVTPGGEPVAFEIMLRSKGGEPVALAWQRTLALIGIRLDIRSVDEAQYQQRLISWDFDAILNYYPSSLSPGVEQVGRWGSASKDAQGSMNYAGVGEPAVDAMIDALLNARDRPAFEDAVRAYDRVLLSGAWVVPLYHQPEQWVARWNHIGRPDTTPLTGYQLTTWWRQP